One Glycine soja cultivar W05 chromosome 2, ASM419377v2, whole genome shotgun sequence genomic region harbors:
- the LOC114399997 gene encoding protein-tyrosine-phosphatase IBR5-like, with protein sequence MRKRERENPCGVCGHYHKYEEGEVCSICGHRIPVGSEKTSIQVSAFPSVVLPEFLYLGSYDNASRSELLKTQGISRILNTVPSCQNLYKNSFTYHCLPDDKTLPFDEAIQFLEQCEKDKERVLVHCMSGKSRSPAIVIAYLMKFKGWRLAQSYQWVKERRPSVELTQGVYQQLQEFEQKIYGPIDSGSSVPPGFLPTAPSISFGFPKINDPAQLPSFSTAGTPSIFARAPLDIAPTEFTFGAGQTQKNVAGNPYNANPANPNGTDIQMDGS encoded by the exons ATGAGGAAAAGGGAGAGGGAGAATCCTTGTGGCGTGTGTGGCCACTATCACAAATACGAAGAAGGGGAAGTGTGTTCAATTTGCGGTCACCGGATTCCGGTTGGATCGGAGAAAACTTCGATACAAGTCAGTGCTTTTCCTTCCGTTGTCCTGCCGGAATTTCTTTACCTAGGAAGCTACGACAATGCGTCCCGCTCCGAGCTTCTCAAGACTCAGGGGATTTCTCGTATCCTCAAT ACTGTTCCTTCTTGTCAAAATCTCTACAAGAACTCGTTTACCTATCACTGCCTTCCAGATGACAAAACtttgccatttgatgaagcaaTTCAGTTTCTAG AGCAATGTGAGAAGGACAAGGAGCGTGTTCTGGTTCATTGCATGTCAGGAAAGAGTAG GTCTCCAGCTATTGTGATTGCATACTTGATGAAGTTCAAAGGGTGGAGACTTGCACAGAGTTATCAGTGGGTAAAAGAACGGAGACCTTCTGTTGAATTAACTCAAG GTGTGTACCAGCAACTGCAGGAGTTTGAGCAAAAGATCTATGGACCGATTGATAGTGGCAGCTCTGTGCCGCCTGGTTTCTTGCCTACAGCACCTTCAATTAGCTTTGGTTTCCCAAAGATCAATGATCCAGCTCAGCTTCCTTCCTTCAGCACTGCTGGAACTCCTTCAATCTTTGCGCGAGCACCCCTAGATATTGCTCCAACCGAGTTTACATTCGGTGCCGGTCAGACTCAGAAGAATGTGGCTGGAAACCCCTATAATGCAAATCCAGCAAATCCAAATGGCACTGATATCCAAATGGATGGTTCTTGA
- the LOC114400005 gene encoding GDSL esterase/lipase At2g42990-like: MSPAWLLLLTQSLLVAVTTSEAKNNVPAVIVFGDSSVDSGNNNVIATVLKSNFKPYGRDFEGGRPTGRFCNGRVPPDFIAEAFGIKRTVPAYLDPAYTIQDFATGVCFASAGTGYDNATSAVLNVIPLWKEIEYYKEYQAKLRTHLGVEKANKIISEALYLMSLGTNDFLENYYVFPTRRLHFTVSQYQDFLLRIAENFVRELYALGVRKLSITGLVPVGCLPLERATNILGDHGCNQEYNDVALSFNRKLENVITKLNRELPRLKALSANAYSIVNDIITKPSTYGFEVVEKACCSTGTFEMSYLCSDKNPLTCTDAEKYVFWDAFHPTEKTNRIVSSYLIPKLLETFR, encoded by the exons ATGAGTCCCGCATGGCTATTATTGTTGACCCAAAGTCTTCTGGTGGCGGTGACTACTTCGGAGGCCAAGAACAATGTCCCAGCCGTGATTGTTTTCGGAGACTCCTCGGTggattctgggaacaacaacgTCATAGCCACTGTTTTGAAGAGCAATTTCAAGCCTTATGGTCGTGACTTCGAAGGTGGTCGTCCCACGGGACGGTTCTGCAATGGTCGTGTCCCTCCAGATTTCATTGCTGAGGCTTTTGGCATTAAACGTACGGTTCCTGCATACTTGGATCCTGCTTATACCATTCAGGATTTCGCCACTGGGGTTTGCTTTGCCTCTGCTGGAACTGGATATGATAATGCTACTTCTGCTGTACTA AATGTGATACCACTGTGGAAGGAGATAGAGTATTACAAGGAGTATCAAGCCAAATTAAGAACCCATCTTGGTGTAGAAAAAGCCAATAAGATCATAAGCGAAGCCTTGTACTTGATGAGTTTAGGAACCAACGATTTCCTCGAAAACTATTACGTGTTCCCAACGCGAAGACTCCACTTCACCGTGTCACAATATCAGGATTTTCTACTGCGTATTGCGGAGAATTTCGTTAGGGAATTGTACGCACTTGGAGTTAGGAAATTGTCCATAACTGGTCTTGTTCCCGTAGGATGTCTCCCCTTAGAGAGGGCCACGAACATCTTAGGCGACCACGGTTGCAATCAGGAATACAACGACGTGGCTTTGAGCTTCAATAGGAAGTTGGAGAATGTGATCACGAAGCTTAATAGGGAGCTTCCACGGTTGAAAGCGTTGTCGGCAAATGCATATTCCATCGTCAATGATATCATCACAAAACCTTCCACATATG GATTTGAGGTTGTAGAGAAGGCGTGTTGTTCGACAGGAACATTTGAGATGAGCTACTTGTGCAGTGACAAGAATCCACTTACATGCACAGACGCCGAAAAGTA